In the genome of Xanthomonas translucens pv. cerealis, one region contains:
- a CDS encoding cation:proton antiporter, protein MSHELIYLLLIFALLVIPRALQRFKLPAPLTCLLFGIVAMLAMGERAHDAVIVLLATLGISSLFLFAGLEVDPKALRRGMWPLLLHLLVRGGSLFGVGWLAWRYAALPWQAAGLLALALLTPSTGFIIDSLGRLGLSEEERFWVTSKAIAGELLALAALFVILQAGDPWRMGLSSLALLAMLVGLPLLFVALGRWVAPQAPGSEFSLLVMVGLIAAYITYSLGVYYLVGAFIAGLVARLLRQRMPLLASDENLHAVRLFASFFVPFYFFNAGTKVPTGALSLQALGMGLALTACVLPLRIGILWLQRRLLFGEDARSSLRVSLALAPTLIFTLVLAGILRERFAIADALFGALLLYAALSTLLPSLLFRMPFDVDPVEAAPLPAAPAQGVPEAPAAQDPPRPPVDPPRPALPQAAV, encoded by the coding sequence ATGAGCCACGAACTGATCTACCTGCTGTTGATCTTCGCCCTGCTGGTGATCCCGCGCGCGCTGCAGCGCTTCAAGCTGCCTGCGCCGCTGACCTGCCTGCTGTTCGGCATCGTCGCGATGCTGGCGATGGGCGAGCGGGCGCATGATGCGGTGATCGTGCTGCTGGCCACGCTCGGCATCTCCTCGCTGTTCCTGTTCGCCGGTCTGGAGGTGGACCCGAAGGCGCTACGCCGCGGAATGTGGCCACTGCTGCTGCATCTGCTGGTGCGCGGCGGCAGCTTGTTCGGAGTTGGGTGGTTGGCCTGGCGCTACGCCGCGCTGCCGTGGCAGGCGGCCGGATTGCTGGCGCTGGCCTTGCTGACCCCGTCCACCGGCTTCATCATCGATTCGCTGGGCCGGCTCGGGCTCAGCGAGGAGGAGCGCTTCTGGGTCACCAGCAAGGCCATCGCCGGCGAATTGCTAGCGTTGGCGGCGTTGTTCGTGATCCTGCAGGCCGGCGATCCCTGGCGGATGGGCCTGTCCAGCCTGGCGTTGCTGGCGATGCTGGTCGGCCTGCCGCTGCTGTTCGTGGCGCTGGGGCGCTGGGTGGCGCCGCAGGCGCCCGGGTCGGAGTTCTCGCTGCTGGTGATGGTCGGGCTGATCGCCGCCTACATCACCTATTCGCTGGGCGTGTACTACCTGGTCGGCGCGTTCATCGCCGGCCTGGTCGCGCGCCTGCTGCGCCAGCGCATGCCGTTGCTGGCCTCCGACGAGAACCTGCACGCGGTACGGCTGTTCGCTTCGTTCTTCGTGCCGTTCTACTTCTTCAATGCCGGCACCAAGGTGCCGACCGGGGCGCTGAGCCTGCAGGCGCTAGGCATGGGCCTGGCGCTGACTGCGTGCGTGCTGCCGCTGCGCATCGGCATCCTCTGGCTGCAGCGGCGGCTGCTGTTCGGCGAGGATGCGCGCAGCAGCCTGCGGGTGTCGCTGGCGCTGGCGCCGACCCTGATCTTCACCCTGGTGCTGGCCGGGATCCTGCGCGAGCGCTTCGCCATCGCCGATGCGCTGTTCGGTGCGCTGCTGCTATACGCGGCGCTGAGCACGCTGCTGCCATCGCTGTTGTTCCGCATGCCGTTCGATGTGGACCCGGTCGAGGCCGCGCCGCTGCCGGCGGCGCCGGCCCAGGGCGTGCCGGAGGCGCCGGCTGCGCAAGATCCGCCGCGGCCGCCGGTCGATCCGCCGCGGCCAGCGCTGCCGCAGGCGGCCGTTTGA
- a CDS encoding FmdB family zinc ribbon protein produces the protein MPIYAFQCAECGHSFDRLQKLSDPDPDTCPSCGASAVKRQLTAPSFRLSGSGWYETDFKKDGDKKRNLAESGSGSAGEPKPAAAAASTDSAAKSAAAPAATPASAPAAKPAAT, from the coding sequence ATGCCGATCTATGCGTTCCAATGTGCCGAGTGCGGTCACAGCTTCGACCGCCTGCAGAAGCTGTCCGATCCCGATCCCGATACCTGTCCGTCCTGCGGGGCGTCCGCGGTCAAGCGCCAGCTGACCGCACCTTCGTTCCGTCTGTCCGGCAGCGGCTGGTACGAGACCGACTTCAAGAAGGACGGCGACAAGAAGCGCAACCTGGCCGAGTCCGGCAGCGGCAGTGCCGGCGAGCCCAAGCCGGCCGCCGCGGCCGCCTCCACCGATAGCGCGGCCAAGTCTGCTGCAGCACCCGCGGCCACACCGGCGTCGGCGCCGGCCGCCAAGCCCGCCGCGACCTGA
- a CDS encoding DUF3011 domain-containing protein, which translates to MLKQLSGWLLMAGLALASGPVVAQSARAYAPEDLRQLSMPSRVRVIEREYADQTRGRQIPDDQLEFYLDQIDRGWGFGRIQQDISTSLRGSSGQWLPQPGFDAQTVACSSNDRKRRQCATPFRGRARLVGALSDSPCIEGQTWGSGPGVVWVDGGCRGRFAEGRGGWGDGGGPGPGGTIRCESQDQRQRVCNTGWRDAVLVRQLSDTRCIEGRSWGQRDGMVWVDDGCRGEFAEGRGRGGGGWGPDRPPSGDDYSVTCSSDDKRLRSCAWDRGQGRPAVIQQLSGTTCVEGRNWGYEGNAVWVKEGCRARFGAR; encoded by the coding sequence ATGTTGAAGCAACTGAGCGGTTGGTTGTTGATGGCCGGACTGGCCTTGGCCAGCGGGCCAGTGGTCGCGCAAAGCGCGCGCGCCTACGCGCCGGAGGACCTGCGGCAGCTGTCGATGCCGAGCCGGGTGCGGGTGATCGAGCGCGAATACGCCGACCAGACCCGCGGCCGGCAGATCCCCGACGACCAGTTGGAGTTCTACCTGGACCAGATCGACCGCGGCTGGGGCTTCGGCCGCATCCAGCAGGACATCTCCACCTCGCTGCGCGGCAGCAGCGGCCAGTGGCTACCGCAGCCGGGCTTCGACGCGCAGACCGTCGCCTGCTCCAGCAACGACCGCAAGCGCCGCCAGTGCGCGACTCCGTTCCGCGGCCGCGCGCGGCTGGTCGGCGCGCTGTCGGACTCGCCGTGCATCGAAGGCCAGACCTGGGGTTCCGGCCCCGGCGTGGTGTGGGTGGACGGCGGCTGCCGCGGCCGCTTCGCCGAGGGCCGCGGCGGTTGGGGCGATGGCGGTGGCCCAGGCCCAGGCGGCACCATCCGCTGCGAGAGCCAGGACCAGCGCCAGCGCGTCTGCAACACCGGCTGGCGCGATGCGGTGCTGGTCCGGCAACTGTCAGATACCCGCTGCATCGAAGGCCGTAGCTGGGGCCAGCGCGACGGCATGGTGTGGGTGGACGATGGCTGCCGTGGCGAGTTCGCCGAAGGCCGTGGCCGCGGTGGCGGCGGCTGGGGTCCGGACCGCCCGCCGTCCGGCGACGACTACTCGGTGACCTGCAGCAGCGACGACAAACGCCTGCGCAGCTGCGCCTGGGATCGCGGCCAGGGCCGCCCGGCGGTGATCCAGCAGTTGTCCGGCACCACCTGCGTCGAGGGCCGCAACTGGGGCTACGAGGGCAATGCGGTGTGGGTCAAGGAAGGCTGCCGGGCACGCTTCGGCGCGCGCTGA
- the aspS gene encoding aspartate--tRNA ligase has translation MRTHFCGLVDETLIGQTVTLAGWTDVARNLGGVCFIDLRDHEGIVQVTVEPDNAEVFAVAASLGYEDVLQVEGVVRARHAVNDKLRSGKVEVIATRITVLNKAAPLPFHAHENPGEETRLKYRYLDLRRPEMQRMQRTRIKLVQALRRYLDERGFQDIETPILTKATPEGARDFLVPARMHPGEFYALPQSPQLFKQILMVAGFDRYYQIARCFRDEALRADRQLEFTQLDMEFAFVRERDVQDAVEQMIRHIFKQVVDVELAAEFPRMTWAEAMRRFGSDKPDLRIGLELVDVAELVKGSEFKVFADAAADAAGRVAALRIPGGASLSRKQIDDYAAHAAKYGAKRLAWLKFGQTPAGASGGGSVQSGFDTDQVTGSVVKVLGPELTIALLKAVKASPGDIVFFGAGGYNTVSDFMGALRLKAGKDFGLVAAGWAPLWVTDFPMFEWDEEAQRYVALHHPFTAPAVDDIAQLRAHARTAVSRSYDMVLNGNEIGGGSIRIHRPEMQSAVFELLGIGAEEARAKFGFLLDALNYGAPPHGGIAFGIDRIAALMAGTESIRDVIPFPKTTGAQDLMTDAPSPIADTQLAEVHVQVRAKPVQG, from the coding sequence ATGCGTACCCACTTCTGCGGCCTGGTCGACGAGACCTTGATCGGCCAAACCGTCACCCTGGCCGGCTGGACCGATGTCGCCCGCAATCTCGGCGGGGTCTGCTTCATCGACCTGCGCGACCACGAGGGTATCGTCCAGGTGACGGTGGAGCCGGACAACGCGGAGGTGTTCGCGGTCGCCGCCTCGCTGGGTTACGAGGACGTGCTGCAGGTGGAAGGCGTGGTGCGCGCGCGGCATGCGGTCAACGACAAGTTGCGCAGCGGCAAGGTCGAGGTGATCGCCACCCGCATCACCGTCCTCAACAAGGCCGCGCCGCTGCCGTTCCATGCGCACGAGAACCCGGGCGAGGAAACCCGCCTGAAGTACCGCTACCTGGATCTGCGCCGCCCGGAGATGCAGCGCATGCAGCGCACCCGCATCAAGCTGGTGCAGGCGCTGCGCCGCTACCTGGACGAGCGCGGCTTCCAGGACATCGAGACCCCGATCCTGACCAAGGCCACACCGGAAGGCGCGCGCGACTTCCTGGTGCCGGCGCGCATGCATCCGGGCGAGTTCTACGCCTTGCCGCAGAGCCCGCAGCTGTTCAAGCAGATCCTGATGGTGGCCGGCTTCGACCGCTACTACCAGATCGCGCGCTGCTTCCGCGACGAGGCGCTGCGCGCCGACCGCCAGCTCGAGTTCACCCAGCTCGACATGGAATTCGCCTTCGTGCGCGAGCGCGATGTGCAGGATGCGGTGGAGCAGATGATCCGTCACATCTTCAAGCAAGTGGTGGACGTGGAACTGGCCGCCGAATTTCCGCGCATGACCTGGGCCGAGGCGATGCGCCGCTTCGGCTCGGACAAGCCGGACCTGCGCATCGGCCTGGAACTGGTCGATGTGGCCGAGTTGGTCAAGGGTAGCGAGTTCAAGGTGTTCGCCGATGCCGCCGCCGACGCCGCCGGCCGCGTCGCCGCGCTGCGCATTCCCGGCGGCGCCAGCCTGTCGCGCAAGCAGATCGACGACTACGCCGCGCACGCGGCCAAGTACGGCGCCAAGCGCTTAGCCTGGTTGAAGTTTGGCCAAACGCCTGCTGGCGCCTCGGGTGGAGGATCTGTCCAAAGTGGGTTTGATACCGACCAAGTGACTGGCTCGGTCGTAAAGGTGCTAGGTCCCGAGCTAACTATTGCTTTGCTCAAGGCAGTGAAAGCATCTCCGGGCGACATCGTGTTCTTCGGCGCCGGCGGCTACAACACCGTCTCCGACTTCATGGGCGCGCTGCGGCTGAAGGCCGGCAAGGACTTCGGCCTGGTCGCGGCCGGCTGGGCGCCGCTGTGGGTCACCGATTTCCCGATGTTCGAATGGGACGAGGAAGCGCAGCGCTACGTCGCCCTGCATCACCCCTTCACCGCGCCGGCGGTGGACGACATCGCGCAGCTGCGCGCGCATGCCAGGACCGCGGTGTCGCGCAGCTACGACATGGTGCTCAACGGCAATGAAATCGGCGGCGGTTCGATCCGCATCCACCGCCCGGAGATGCAGAGCGCGGTGTTCGAACTGCTCGGCATCGGCGCCGAGGAAGCGCGCGCCAAGTTCGGCTTCCTGCTCGATGCGCTGAACTACGGCGCGCCGCCGCACGGCGGCATCGCCTTCGGCATCGACCGCATCGCCGCGCTGATGGCCGGCACCGAATCGATCCGCGACGTGATCCCGTTCCCCAAGACCACCGGCGCGCAGGATCTGATGACCGACGCGCCGTCGCCGATCGCCGACACGCAGCTGGCCGAAGTGCACGTGCAGGTGCGCGCCAAGCCGGTGCAGGGCTGA
- a CDS encoding GNAT family N-acetyltransferase: MALAIRQATADDAATLAALAAATFTETFGHLYSPQDLHGFLDQTYTAARQRTILQHPDYAVWLLEDDGVAVGHAAAGPCGLPHAEVRPGDGELKRLYLLRSHQNSGWGSRLFETALAWLEREGPRTLWIGVWSENFGAQRFYARYGFEKVGSYEFPVGQTRDLEFILRRVPRQ; this comes from the coding sequence ATGGCCTTGGCGATCCGCCAGGCCACCGCGGACGACGCCGCCACTCTGGCGGCGCTGGCCGCGGCCACCTTCACCGAAACCTTCGGGCATCTGTATTCGCCGCAGGACCTGCATGGCTTCCTCGACCAGACCTACACCGCCGCGCGGCAGCGCACCATCCTGCAGCACCCGGACTACGCGGTCTGGCTGCTGGAGGACGACGGCGTGGCGGTGGGCCATGCCGCGGCCGGCCCCTGCGGCCTGCCGCATGCCGAGGTGCGGCCCGGCGACGGCGAACTGAAGCGGCTTTACCTGCTGCGTTCGCACCAGAACAGCGGCTGGGGCAGCCGCCTGTTCGAAACCGCGCTGGCCTGGCTGGAACGCGAAGGCCCGCGCACGCTGTGGATCGGCGTGTGGTCGGAAAACTTCGGCGCGCAGCGTTTCTACGCGCGCTACGGCTTCGAGAAGGTCGGCAGCTACGAGTTCCCGGTCGGGCAGACCCGCGATCTGGAGTTCATTCTGCGCCGCGTGCCGCGGCAGTAG
- a CDS encoding ricin-type beta-trefoil lectin domain protein — protein sequence MTEQAHGKFNPTHQLTRQAILNPDAVQGQPAHRLAADHGNRIETQVCAVIKEKRCMYNRGIILASCVAVAAGVWFGGCVSKSGASHAASNAGQAAAQGQAPVKTALARSAANGASPQLAPGTSPYFDAPDNGTLVTYVGHATPAKEGPFELFPARISERYALRATMEGKMTIVAPDGTRLQMDYVRHTEGKNGNWTWVGRLPGALVGEESVITFGKNAVFGSLGASGGKVYRISTVEGQPYVMAASEVEVRSAAPSRRGDAREMLPSANAAPLAAATGTIPNYSNLGKVNAAAGTTSTNTIDVVLGYTPDYKAYRGGESATETVLTNLVEVANQAFANANVQARYRLVGIIEVGYTNNNDNSQALDELTWIQAYNDAFRPIRQVRENDGADLVALVRRFNSASQNSCGVAWVNGSTDSRYAYAIVSDGVDGNYYCYSTTLGHELGHLLGSHHQRETGQETGYNYGHRSDVGSFHTVMAYAVNGQREVNIYSTPSIQGCYGQACGVIAEADNASAFMLTVPRVVQYRATVVPFDDSSSPGQIVGPSGKCLDVVDGSTENTARTQVWGCNGLRQQKWQWQSKTRTLRNNGTDKVLDIAGANSSNGAGVQLYQGLNASNQRWSFRSSAIIATSGKVLDVVNGGSGNGARLQTWDNLGGSNQTWQFDSATGAIQVSSGRCLDVMGGGVTNGTAVQLWDCSGNKYQKWSLGTNGSIVGYGGNCLEARGSFGANGNTILMATCNGSAAQAWRIRGQIRSDFNNKCLDDSEGGRSNGARVQMWECLGNPNQTWELQPN from the coding sequence GTGACAGAGCAGGCACATGGAAAATTCAATCCCACGCATCAACTGACGCGCCAAGCCATTCTCAATCCGGATGCGGTCCAGGGCCAGCCGGCCCATCGGCTAGCGGCGGACCACGGAAACAGGATCGAAACGCAGGTCTGCGCAGTCATCAAGGAGAAGCGCTGCATGTATAACAGAGGCATCATTCTGGCATCCTGCGTCGCCGTGGCGGCCGGCGTCTGGTTTGGAGGTTGCGTCTCGAAGAGCGGGGCCTCTCATGCCGCATCCAACGCCGGCCAAGCCGCCGCGCAGGGCCAAGCCCCGGTCAAAACTGCGCTTGCCCGCAGCGCCGCCAATGGCGCCTCGCCGCAGCTCGCCCCAGGCACTTCCCCCTACTTCGACGCACCGGACAACGGCACGCTGGTCACTTATGTCGGCCACGCCACACCGGCCAAGGAAGGTCCATTCGAGCTCTTTCCTGCGCGCATCAGCGAGCGTTACGCGTTGCGCGCCACGATGGAGGGCAAGATGACCATCGTCGCGCCCGACGGCACCCGGCTGCAGATGGATTACGTCCGCCACACCGAAGGCAAGAACGGCAACTGGACCTGGGTTGGACGTTTGCCCGGCGCGCTGGTGGGTGAGGAATCGGTCATCACCTTCGGCAAGAACGCGGTGTTTGGTTCGCTCGGCGCCAGCGGCGGCAAGGTCTACCGGATTTCCACCGTCGAGGGGCAACCTTATGTGATGGCGGCATCCGAAGTCGAGGTGCGATCGGCGGCGCCGAGCAGGCGTGGCGATGCGCGGGAGATGCTGCCCAGCGCCAACGCCGCGCCGCTCGCGGCGGCCACCGGCACCATTCCCAACTACAGCAACTTGGGCAAGGTCAATGCCGCCGCCGGCACCACCTCCACCAATACGATCGACGTGGTGCTTGGCTATACGCCGGACTACAAGGCATATCGGGGCGGGGAGTCGGCCACAGAGACGGTGCTGACCAATCTCGTCGAGGTCGCCAACCAAGCCTTCGCCAATGCCAATGTGCAGGCGCGCTATCGCCTGGTCGGCATCATCGAAGTCGGCTATACCAACAACAACGACAATAGCCAGGCACTGGACGAACTGACCTGGATCCAGGCCTACAACGACGCATTCCGCCCGATTCGCCAGGTGCGCGAGAACGACGGCGCCGATCTGGTCGCACTGGTCCGTCGCTTCAATAGCGCCAGCCAAAACAGTTGCGGCGTCGCCTGGGTCAATGGAAGCACCGATTCTCGCTATGCGTACGCGATTGTTTCCGATGGCGTTGACGGCAACTACTACTGCTACTCGACAACGCTTGGACATGAACTCGGGCACCTGCTGGGTTCGCATCACCAACGCGAAACCGGGCAAGAAACCGGCTATAACTACGGACACCGTAGCGACGTGGGCAGCTTCCACACGGTGATGGCATACGCCGTCAATGGCCAGCGCGAAGTCAACATCTACTCGACTCCCTCGATCCAGGGATGCTATGGACAGGCCTGCGGCGTGATTGCCGAAGCCGACAACGCGTCCGCGTTCATGCTCACCGTCCCGCGCGTTGTTCAATACAGAGCGACCGTGGTGCCGTTCGACGACTCGAGTTCGCCAGGCCAGATCGTCGGCCCCTCCGGCAAGTGCCTGGACGTGGTGGATGGCAGCACCGAGAACACGGCGCGGACGCAGGTCTGGGGATGCAACGGCTTGCGCCAGCAGAAATGGCAGTGGCAAAGCAAAACCCGGACGCTGCGCAACAACGGCACCGACAAGGTTCTGGATATCGCCGGGGCGAACAGCAGCAACGGCGCGGGCGTGCAACTCTACCAGGGGTTGAATGCATCCAACCAGCGCTGGAGCTTTCGCTCGTCCGCCATTATCGCCACTAGCGGCAAGGTGCTGGACGTGGTCAACGGGGGATCTGGCAACGGCGCGCGCCTGCAGACTTGGGACAATCTCGGCGGCAGCAACCAGACCTGGCAATTCGATTCGGCCACCGGCGCCATCCAGGTGTCCAGCGGACGCTGCCTCGACGTGATGGGCGGCGGCGTGACCAATGGCACTGCAGTGCAACTCTGGGACTGTTCGGGGAACAAGTACCAGAAATGGTCGCTGGGCACGAATGGCTCGATCGTCGGCTACGGCGGCAACTGCCTTGAAGCCAGGGGGAGCTTCGGCGCGAACGGCAACACCATCCTGATGGCCACCTGCAATGGAAGCGCCGCGCAAGCCTGGCGGATTCGCGGGCAGATCCGTAGCGACTTCAATAACAAATGCCTCGATGACTCCGAAGGCGGCAGGAGCAACGGCGCGCGTGTGCAGATGTGGGAGTGCCTGGGCAATCCCAACCAGACCTGGGAACTGCAGCCCAACTGA
- a CDS encoding esterase/lipase family protein, which yields MSQVLLLHGIWNNGAWLGPLALRLRRNGFRVASFGYSTAFGGAEAALAGHSLGGVIALHALRQAPQLPVTRVVCLGMPLAGSAAAQALLLGIAPGRSAALLQKGLGHWDGRAAVGMVAASVADAGAAAQSSKIRRLSLLMSGTPHG from the coding sequence TTGTCCCAGGTCCTGTTGCTGCACGGGATCTGGAACAACGGCGCCTGGCTCGGGCCGCTGGCCTTGCGGCTGCGCCGCAATGGCTTTCGTGTCGCCAGCTTCGGCTATTCGACCGCGTTCGGCGGCGCCGAGGCGGCGCTGGCCGGGCACAGCCTGGGCGGGGTGATCGCGCTGCATGCCTTGCGCCAGGCGCCGCAGCTGCCGGTGACCCGTGTGGTCTGCCTGGGCATGCCGCTGGCCGGCAGCGCGGCGGCGCAGGCGCTGTTGCTCGGCATCGCTCCGGGGCGTAGCGCGGCCTTGCTGCAGAAGGGTCTCGGCCACTGGGACGGGCGCGCCGCAGTCGGCATGGTGGCCGCCAGCGTCGCCGATGCGGGCGCGGCGGCGCAATCGAGTAAAATCCGTCGCTTGTCCTTACTGATGTCCGGAACGCCCCATGGGTAG
- a CDS encoding YebC/PmpR family DNA-binding transcriptional regulator, whose protein sequence is MGRGPSIEARKNASDAKRGKIFTKIIREIGVAARAGGGDPSNNPRLRVAMDKGLASNMSKDVIERAIKKATGELEGVEYEEIRYEGYAPGGVAVIVDCLTDNRVRTVADVRHAFSKCGGNMGTEGSVAFMFKRLGVLSFAAGADEEAITEAAIEAGADDIVVYAEDGAIDVLTPADAFHAVKDAMQAAGLSADHAEISFRADNDIAVEGDTALQVRKLLDMLEDLDDVQAVYSNADLGGYA, encoded by the coding sequence ATGGGTAGAGGCCCCTCGATCGAAGCCCGCAAGAACGCATCCGATGCGAAGCGCGGCAAGATTTTCACCAAGATCATTCGCGAGATCGGCGTCGCCGCGCGCGCCGGCGGCGGCGACCCGTCCAACAACCCGCGCCTGCGCGTGGCGATGGACAAGGGCCTGGCCTCGAACATGTCCAAGGACGTGATCGAGCGCGCGATCAAGAAGGCCACCGGCGAGCTGGAAGGGGTGGAGTACGAGGAGATCCGCTACGAGGGCTATGCCCCGGGCGGGGTCGCGGTGATTGTCGATTGCCTGACCGACAACCGCGTGCGCACCGTGGCCGACGTGCGCCACGCGTTCAGCAAGTGCGGCGGCAACATGGGCACCGAAGGCTCGGTGGCGTTCATGTTCAAGCGCCTGGGTGTGCTCAGCTTCGCTGCCGGTGCCGACGAGGAAGCCATCACCGAGGCGGCGATCGAGGCCGGCGCCGACGACATCGTGGTCTATGCGGAGGACGGCGCGATCGATGTGTTGACCCCGGCAGATGCGTTCCACGCGGTCAAAGACGCGATGCAGGCGGCAGGCCTGTCCGCCGACCATGCCGAGATCAGCTTCCGCGCCGACAACGACATCGCCGTGGAGGGCGACACCGCGCTGCAGGTGCGCAAGCTGCTGGATATGCTGGAAGACCTGGACGATGTGCAGGCGGTGTATTCCAATGCCGACCTGGGCGGTTATGCGTGA
- the ruvC gene encoding crossover junction endodeoxyribonuclease RuvC: protein MTAPGPWSPVPGLGAVRILGIDPGSQRTGVGIIDIDGSGRTTHVYHAPLLLLGEGDFSQRLKRLLHGLGALIEQYQPQEVAIERVFMGKSADAALKLGHARGAAICAVVLRDLPVHEYAAKEIKLAIVGKGAAEKQQVQHMVGLMLSLTGKLQADAADALAVAITHAHVRATAQRLGVSTQQAWSRK, encoded by the coding sequence ATGACTGCCCCCGGTCCGTGGTCCCCGGTCCCCGGTCTCGGAGCCGTGCGCATCCTCGGCATCGATCCGGGTTCGCAGCGCACCGGCGTGGGCATCATCGACATCGACGGCAGCGGCCGTACCACCCATGTCTACCATGCGCCGTTGCTGCTGCTCGGCGAAGGCGACTTCTCGCAGCGGCTCAAGCGCTTGTTGCATGGGTTGGGCGCGCTGATCGAGCAATATCAGCCGCAGGAAGTGGCGATCGAGCGGGTATTCATGGGCAAGAGCGCCGACGCGGCGCTGAAGCTCGGCCACGCGCGCGGCGCGGCGATCTGCGCGGTGGTGCTGCGCGACCTGCCGGTGCACGAGTACGCGGCCAAGGAGATCAAGCTGGCGATCGTCGGCAAGGGTGCGGCCGAGAAGCAGCAGGTGCAACATATGGTCGGTCTGATGTTGAGTCTGACCGGAAAACTGCAGGCCGACGCCGCCGACGCGCTGGCGGTGGCCATCACCCATGCCCACGTGCGCGCGACCGCGCAGCGCCTGGGCGTCAGTACGCAGCAGGCTTGGAGCAGGAAATGA
- the ruvA gene encoding Holliday junction branch migration protein RuvA, translated as MIGRLRGILAYKQPPWLVIDVGGVGYELEAPMSTFYDLPDVGRDVILFTHYAHKEDSVSLYGFLREGERRLFRDVQRVTGIGAKIALAVLSGVSVDEFARMVTSADVTALTRIPGIGKKTAERMVVELRDRAADFSGGAPVSGQLGTDAVSEATVALQQLGYKPAEAAKMARDAAADGDEVASVIRKALQAALR; from the coding sequence GTGATCGGCCGTCTGCGCGGCATCCTCGCCTACAAGCAGCCGCCGTGGCTGGTGATCGACGTGGGCGGGGTCGGCTATGAGCTGGAGGCGCCGATGAGCACCTTCTACGATCTGCCCGACGTCGGTCGCGACGTGATCCTGTTCACCCACTACGCGCACAAGGAGGACAGCGTGTCGCTGTACGGCTTCCTGCGCGAGGGCGAGCGGCGCTTGTTCCGCGACGTGCAGCGGGTCACCGGGATCGGCGCCAAGATCGCGCTGGCGGTGCTGTCCGGGGTCAGCGTGGACGAGTTCGCGCGGATGGTCACCAGCGCCGACGTCACTGCGCTGACCCGCATCCCCGGCATTGGCAAGAAGACCGCCGAGCGTATGGTGGTGGAGCTGCGCGACCGCGCTGCGGACTTCAGCGGCGGCGCGCCGGTCAGCGGCCAGCTCGGCACCGATGCGGTGTCCGAGGCCACCGTGGCGCTGCAGCAGCTCGGCTACAAGCCGGCCGAGGCGGCGAAGATGGCGCGCGACGCCGCCGCCGACGGCGACGAGGTCGCCAGCGTCATCCGCAAGGCCCTGCAGGCCGCGTTGCGCTGA